In Candidatus Cloacimonadaceae bacterium, a single window of DNA contains:
- a CDS encoding YggS family pyridoxal phosphate-dependent enzyme, with protein MARIWESIDRVKTELAAKLKELGKSPDEIILVAITKTHPVETINQALKNGIAHIGENKVQEAVRKIPNLRQTYAGFHFVGHLQSNKINQLIALKPFLIHSIDSVEIAEKLNEALQRRDMIQDILVQVNTTAEESKSGVSFENARETVLQIAEFPFLRIKGLMTIGINDPDPEETRPYFRMLRELFEHFKSENIPNVEMKYLSMGMSDDYLIALEEGSNLLRLGSILFGERDRGGRR; from the coding sequence ATGGCCCGTATCTGGGAAAGCATAGACAGAGTGAAGACCGAGCTTGCCGCCAAACTGAAAGAGCTTGGCAAAAGTCCCGATGAGATCATCCTGGTGGCGATCACCAAGACTCATCCGGTGGAGACGATCAACCAAGCCCTCAAAAACGGCATCGCTCACATCGGCGAAAACAAGGTTCAGGAAGCCGTACGCAAGATACCGAATCTGCGTCAAACCTATGCCGGCTTTCACTTTGTGGGACACCTGCAATCCAACAAGATCAATCAGTTGATCGCGCTCAAACCCTTTCTGATCCACTCAATCGATTCCGTGGAAATCGCGGAAAAACTCAATGAGGCGCTTCAACGCCGGGACATGATTCAGGACATTCTCGTGCAGGTGAATACCACCGCGGAAGAGAGCAAAAGCGGAGTCAGTTTTGAAAACGCCCGCGAGACCGTATTGCAGATCGCGGAATTCCCATTTTTGCGCATTAAGGGCTTGATGACCATCGGCATCAACGATCCTGATCCGGAAGAGACGAGACCCTATTTTCGCATGCTCCGGGAACTCTTTGAACACTTCAAAAGTGAGAATATCCCCAACGTGGAGATGAAGTATCTCTCCATGGGCATGAGCGATGATTATCTGATCGCCCTGGAAGAGGGTTCGAACCTGCTGCGCCTGGGCTCGATCCTATTTGGAGAAAGGGATCGCGGAGGCA
- a CDS encoding FlgD immunoglobulin-like domain containing protein, with the protein MIPSPGLELWQNAPNPFASITKFVCEAKESTEAEIAVYNIRGQKVRKIHSGILERGSTEFSWDGFDDNKRFVANEIYLIRAHNGKSSRLIKVLKLR; encoded by the coding sequence TTGATCCCCTCACCCGGGCTCGAACTATGGCAGAATGCACCCAATCCCTTTGCGTCGATCACAAAATTCGTCTGTGAGGCGAAGGAAAGCACGGAAGCCGAAATCGCCGTTTACAACATCAGGGGGCAGAAAGTCCGCAAGATCCATTCAGGGATACTGGAACGCGGGAGCACGGAATTCAGTTGGGACGGCTTTGATGATAACAAACGTTTCGTGGCTAACGAAATATACCTGATCCGCGCCCATAACGGTAAGAGTTCCAGACTGATCAAAGTATTGAAGTTGCGCTGA
- a CDS encoding M14 family zinc carboxypeptidase, which yields MKRLILTILMLAVTALALFAELPTCYYNYAQISQMLDNYQSQHPDIARKHLIGFSQQDNVPIYAMQISDNVMQQEEEPALLFVGQVHAEEVLGVQIVMSNIHQILNQRYQTPFSQWIAQLDMWFVPTLNPEGHNVVTANLDTSYRKNKRDNNNNGIFDYSPLVGYDIDGVDLNRNMDFNWVHGDSLMQGGGLEVWDYYRGPAAESESELQAIKALSDQKKFVYSIAWHSSRTGNFSEKVYYSFNWKEIRPSPDIVFFASIANGTGAQIIKEAGGASYEVSPNLSRKGAFHDWMYQRYGTVQLLIEAGTRNLQPDSLLMVNTVDRCKLGVWWMLNRSLPFSSSVPSSSMLTGNIRDAVTNQPLEAQIIIEEHNAPWFHPRTSHPVTGRYWRPLTTGLYTIRARKTGYYDNVINSAMVNNGSWTVRNILMQPKPASQLIGTVRSSGTPLNGKIIIYGIETDTVNFNGNFVHNSFVGTYPIEISAEGYFPYIGTVELTPGQNQHQFELSPAQILFSENWEEGTSNWQIQGPWLRQNELSVSGFAITDSWGGRGLYEMNCDVWIQTASPVFIATTNNVLLSFESHLYTEWVHDPVLVQVSTNGVDWQTLWTKSGRHDVFKTEYVPLSDFAGQSVWIRFRLTDQSNHVELTDPGWTIDNIRIISGFSSPNEDNLNPALPLSALYPNFPNPFNPETTIKYSLAAQTPVSLEIFNIRGQKVRSLVNSTMRAGNHSIVWNGRDDLGSSVSSGVYLYRMRAGDYDKTIKMMLMK from the coding sequence ATGAAAAGACTAATATTGACGATCTTAATGCTGGCAGTGACGGCACTTGCGCTTTTCGCGGAACTGCCCACCTGCTATTATAACTACGCTCAGATATCGCAGATGCTGGATAATTATCAGTCCCAGCATCCAGATATTGCCAGAAAGCACCTGATCGGCTTTTCTCAACAAGACAATGTCCCGATCTATGCCATGCAGATATCGGACAACGTGATGCAGCAGGAGGAGGAACCCGCTCTGCTGTTTGTGGGTCAAGTCCATGCCGAGGAAGTGCTCGGAGTTCAGATTGTGATGAGCAACATCCATCAGATTCTCAACCAGCGCTATCAAACCCCTTTTTCCCAGTGGATCGCCCAGTTGGACATGTGGTTCGTTCCCACACTCAATCCAGAGGGGCACAACGTCGTCACGGCTAATCTGGATACCTCCTACCGCAAAAACAAACGTGACAACAACAACAACGGTATATTTGACTATAGCCCGCTGGTGGGATATGATATCGATGGAGTGGATTTGAACCGCAACATGGACTTTAACTGGGTTCATGGCGACTCTCTGATGCAGGGCGGCGGACTCGAAGTTTGGGACTATTATCGCGGACCGGCAGCGGAAAGCGAAAGCGAATTGCAGGCGATCAAAGCACTCAGCGATCAGAAGAAATTTGTCTATTCCATAGCGTGGCACTCCTCCCGCACGGGAAACTTTTCAGAAAAGGTATATTATTCCTTCAACTGGAAAGAAATCCGCCCTAGCCCGGATATCGTTTTCTTTGCGTCGATCGCCAATGGCACCGGTGCTCAGATCATCAAGGAAGCAGGCGGAGCCAGCTATGAAGTCTCTCCCAATCTCAGCCGCAAAGGCGCTTTTCATGACTGGATGTATCAGCGATATGGCACTGTCCAGCTTTTGATCGAAGCCGGCACTCGCAACCTGCAGCCGGATTCACTCCTGATGGTCAATACCGTCGATCGCTGCAAACTGGGCGTCTGGTGGATGCTAAACCGCTCCCTTCCATTCTCCTCAAGCGTTCCTTCTAGTTCGATGCTCACCGGAAACATCCGCGACGCGGTCACAAACCAGCCCCTCGAAGCCCAGATCATCATCGAGGAACACAACGCTCCCTGGTTTCATCCCCGCACTTCTCATCCCGTAACCGGAAGATATTGGAGACCGCTAACCACCGGACTATACACGATCCGGGCAAGAAAAACGGGCTATTATGACAACGTCATCAACAGCGCCATGGTCAACAACGGTTCCTGGACGGTCCGCAATATCCTGATGCAGCCAAAACCGGCTTCTCAGCTCATCGGAACTGTGCGCAGCAGTGGAACTCCGCTCAACGGCAAGATCATCATTTATGGAATCGAGACGGATACCGTCAATTTCAACGGCAATTTCGTTCACAACAGCTTTGTGGGAACATACCCCATCGAAATCAGCGCGGAGGGATACTTCCCCTATATTGGAACGGTCGAACTCACACCCGGACAGAATCAACACCAGTTTGAGCTCAGTCCGGCACAGATTCTTTTTAGCGAAAACTGGGAAGAGGGCACGTCAAACTGGCAGATTCAAGGTCCCTGGCTGCGTCAAAACGAGCTTTCCGTCTCGGGATTTGCCATCACCGATAGTTGGGGCGGCAGAGGGCTCTATGAGATGAATTGTGACGTCTGGATTCAAACCGCTTCGCCAGTTTTTATCGCCACGACAAATAACGTGCTGCTCAGTTTTGAATCCCATCTCTACACAGAATGGGTTCACGACCCCGTCCTCGTCCAAGTTTCCACCAACGGCGTGGATTGGCAGACGCTTTGGACAAAGTCCGGACGCCACGACGTCTTCAAAACGGAATATGTCCCCCTCAGCGATTTTGCCGGACAGAGCGTCTGGATCAGATTCCGGCTCACCGATCAATCCAACCATGTGGAACTCACCGATCCGGGCTGGACGATAGACAATATCCGGATCATTTCCGGTTTTTCCTCTCCAAACGAGGACAATCTCAATCCCGCGTTGCCGCTCAGCGCACTCTATCCCAATTTTCCCAATCCTTTCAACCCGGAAACCACGATCAAATATAGCCTCGCGGCACAAACACCGGTGAGTCTCGAGATCTTCAACATTCGCGGTCAGAAAGTGCGCAGCCTGGTCAATTCCACCATGCGGGCTGGCAATCATTCCATCGTCTGGAATGGTCGCGATGATCTTGGCTCCTCAGTCTCCAGCGGTGTCTATCTCTATCGCATGCGCGCCGGGGATTATGACAAAACCATCAAAATGATGCTGATGAAATAA